Below is a genomic region from Pseudomonadota bacterium.
CTGCTCAGAAGATAAGCCGTTTGCTTCGAGCTGCCTTTTCACCAGATAGCGGCGCGCGATTTCGATTTTTTCCTCCTCGGTGTAGCCGGGAAGTTGGATCACTTCCATGCGGTCGCGTAAGGGGCCGGGGATGGTGTCGAGAACATTGGCGGTGCCGATGAACATGACCTTGGAAAGGTCGAACGCCAGCGCGAGATAATTGTCGCGGAAGGTCGCGTTTTGTTCGGGGTCGAGCACTTCGAGCAGGGCGGAAGAGGGGTCTCCGTGAAACCCGGCGCCGAGCTTGTCCATCTCATCGAGCATGAACACCGGGTTACGCGTTCCCGCCTTGCGTATTGCCTGAATGATGTTTCCGGGCAAGGCGCCGATGTAGGTGCGGCGGTGCCCGCGGATTTCCGCTTCGTCGTGCACGCCCCCGAGACTGATCCTTATGAATTTGCGGGCGGTCGCTCGCGCGATGCTTTGTCCGAGCGAAGTCTTGCCGACGCCGGGCGGCCCGATAAAACAAAGGATCGGGCTCTTGCCCTCGGGATTGAGCTTGCGGACCGCGAGGTACTCAAGTATGCGGCGCTTGATTTTCGCCAGGCCGTAATGGTCCTCATCAAGAATTTTGCGCGCCTCTGCAATATCGACGGTGCTATCAGTCAAGATCGACCACGGCAATTCGGTGAGCCACTCGAGGTAGGTGCGCACCATCGAATACTCGGCCGCGGCTTCGGGCATGCGCTCCAATCGCCGCAACTCCTTGCGCGCGTGCTCGTCCGCTTCTGCCGGCATCTTCGCCTGCGTGATCGCTTGAGACAACTCTGCCACCTCAGCCGCGTTCTGATCTGTTTCGCCCAGCTCCTTTTGTATCGCCTTCAGTTGCTCGCGCAGCAGATACTCGCGCTGCCGCTCGTCGATGCTTTCCTTCGTGCGTTGTCCGATGTCGCGCGACAGACGCAAGACCTCGAGCCGGTGGGCGAGAAACGCCAATACTTTGTCAAGCCGCGCCTGCACGTCGAATGTCTCGAGAATGTCCTGCTTCTCCGCGGGTTTCAGGTCCATGAAGTGCGCGCTGAGGTCAGCGAGCGCGGAGGCGGATTCCACTCCTTGCAGCGCACTGCCAAGCTCCTCCGGCGCTTGCGGCAGCAGTTGTAACGCTTCGACTGCGCGCTCTTTGAGCTGCAACATTCGCGCTTCGATCTCGCGGCTCGTCTGCGCCGGCTCTTCGATGCGTTCAATACGGCCGACCAGAAACGGGTAGCCTTCGATGAATTGCGTGATGCGAAAACGCTGCTCGCCCTGGCAGATCAGATGATGCGTTCCGTCGCGGCCAGTAATGTAGCGCACTACGTTGGCCACCGTTCCCACCCAGTGCAAATCGTCCGGGGTGGGAGATTCCGCTTCGGCGTTGCGTTGCAAGACGACTCCGATAGGGCGCTCTCCCCGTGTCGCCTCTTGCGCCGCGGCGACCGACTGTTTGCGGCCAACCGTCAGCGGAAGGATGATCCCGGGGAACAGCACCAGGTTGCGTACCGGCACAATCGGTATGGCGTGCTCCGGCAGGCGCGGGAAATCACGCATCTCGGCGCTTGCCTGCGCACCGCTTGCTTCAGGTTTCTGGTCGCCTCGCAATTCGGCATTCACGTTTTCAGCGTTCATGGTTTCGATCACGCCTTACCTAGTGTCAGAATAAGACAACCATCGATGAGATCTCGCCGTTTCAGTTCTACTGCTTCGGTTGGCAGCGCGACTCGGCGCTCGAAGCGCCCGTGCGGTATTTCCAGCCGGTGTATCACTGCCGCGCGCATTCCCGATGGGAGCAATCTTTCACCGGAAATCACCAGACTGTCCGCTTCGAACAGGATTTCAATCTGTTGCGCGCTGACGCCGGGCAAAGCAACACACACAAAAATTTCGCGCTCGGTCTCAACCATGTCTACCGGCGGCTCCCACGCGGGGCAGTGTTCGCGTGAGCCAATAAAAAAGAATTGCCGCTGCAACTGCTCCGCTCGTGCGAGCAGCTCGCACGCTTCTGCCCACATCAAAGCCGTGGGATCACGCATTTTCAATCCTCGTCTACAAGCTGGTCTTGCAGCAGTTCGATTTCGTATAAAA
It encodes:
- the lon gene encoding endopeptidase La, coding for MRDFPRLPEHAIPIVPVRNLVLFPGIILPLTVGRKQSVAAAQEATRGERPIGVVLQRNAEAESPTPDDLHWVGTVANVVRYITGRDGTHHLICQGEQRFRITQFIEGYPFLVGRIERIEEPAQTSREIEARMLQLKERAVEALQLLPQAPEELGSALQGVESASALADLSAHFMDLKPAEKQDILETFDVQARLDKVLAFLAHRLEVLRLSRDIGQRTKESIDERQREYLLREQLKAIQKELGETDQNAAEVAELSQAITQAKMPAEADEHARKELRRLERMPEAAAEYSMVRTYLEWLTELPWSILTDSTVDIAEARKILDEDHYGLAKIKRRILEYLAVRKLNPEGKSPILCFIGPPGVGKTSLGQSIARATARKFIRISLGGVHDEAEIRGHRRTYIGALPGNIIQAIRKAGTRNPVFMLDEMDKLGAGFHGDPSSALLEVLDPEQNATFRDNYLALAFDLSKVMFIGTANVLDTIPGPLRDRMEVIQLPGYTEEEKIEIARRYLVKRQLEANGLSSEQSGISDDALRAIIHDYTREAGVRNLERQIGTAFRSVAMRIAEGAAARVNIEAADLHSVLGAKQFESEIAMRTSTPGVATGLAWTPVGGDILFVEATRVPGSGKLILTGQLGDVMKESAQAALSLVKSRAAEINVADDAFGQKDIHVHVPAGAIPKDGPSAGVAMFIALASLLIGKSVRSDTAMTGEISLRGLVLPVGGIKEKVLAAARAGIKTVLLPSRNQKDLEDIPEAARNQLTFVWIERVEDALLAALST
- a CDS encoding Hsp20/alpha crystallin family protein, producing MRDPTALMWAEACELLARAEQLQRQFFFIGSREHCPAWEPPVDMVETEREIFVCVALPGVSAQQIEILFEADSLVISGERLLPSGMRAAVIHRLEIPHGRFERRVALPTEAVELKRRDLIDGCLILTLGKA